In Podospora pseudopauciseta strain CBS 411.78 chromosome 2 map unlocalized CBS411.78m_2, whole genome shotgun sequence, the genomic stretch GAGGAGAGCAATCTCCAGGCGCACCTCTCTATCGACGGCCGCCCAGTGAGGATGGGGGCTCCATCCACCGTTCTCTGAACTTGTCCTCGAGAACTTCCTGCTCGGCGGGGTTGTCTGGGTCGGCAGAGCCGCCCTCACAAATAAGAGGGGATTGACATCGTCAGGTGGATCTTGGTCCTTCCAAGCGGTGACGGCGCCGTCGGCAACATGGACCCACAGGAGTATTGAGCTGCTGCTTCATGTCACAAGTCCCGCCGACCCAAGAGACATCGAAGCACTGGATATCAACAGTGTGAAGTTTGCTCTATCGGGTAAGATGGCGAGCATGCAGCAGTGGAAATTAATGCTCTTCACGATAAAATCAGGAAAGAAGGAACCAGCTTGATGAAGGCTGGCCGCCGACGTGTGGGGGGAAGCGTTGATGCATCATGTTCAAGATACACACGTTATGGTTTACCAGCTTTctctccatctcatctcacctTGAGCCGTACACATCGTCGAAATTACACCTAGGTATCAAGGGTTGTTTCTATAATCTCGCATTCTTCTTGGAGCCCCTCATTTGCATGACACCCTTTCAAACTTTGATCAAATGTGAGTATGCCAGGAATCAGTCAGTCACAAGCTAGCAGTTCCCTGACTTGCGCTACATATGATCATTCGTGCCTTCGTCTGCTGTCGATTGCTGCCTGGCAATAAAGCAGTTTACGATCATGGCAGGCGCCAGTGCGGGTTGTAGTTGCCATCTTTGACCAGAACTCCCCAGCTAACCAATGACTGCCAAAGCAAGCAGCTTGCGTGATGTGTGCGAGTGTAGGGAAGGGGCAAAGCGAGCCGAGGGCACCTCAACTCTCCTGTGGTCAATGAGATCAGATTGAAGGTTGACTGTTTCACATCTTGGGGCCAAAGCATCGCAACTCAGGCAAAAGACAGGAAAGAAGAATATCATCGACCACCAATCATCAAGATGTCCAAGCGCACAAAGAGTACATATCACCCATCTTCCACCCGATAGGCCTAGCCAACACTTCACAGAAGTCGGGATTGCCGGCAAGTACGGTGTCCGATACGGCGCCTCACTCCGAAAGCAGCTCAAGCGCATTGAAACTACTCAACATGCCCGCTACCTCTGGTAACTCCTCCTTTGCTGCCTCTGTCTTCAGACATTTCTTCCTGACCATGTTGAAGCCCCTCCTGCGGCAAAAACACAATCAAGCGGGTTTCCACCGGTATCTGGAAATGCAATGGGTGCAATAAGACTGTGACTGGAGGCGCCTACCTTCTCTCGTAAGTTGAGCTCTCACTTGGGCATGGAGAAATGGGCAGCCAGGACTTTGCTGATGAATCTGCTCAAAGGACACCTGCTGCAACAACGACTCGTTCAACGCTTCGTCGGCTCCGCGACCTCAAGGAAGGAAAGGTTTGATATGTCTCAACCCCCATGATGGAAAGAACATGTGGTCGGACGCTTGATCATGGCCGTCTTGGGGATGATTTTATATTGGCCCTCGGCACCGGGTTCCATGTCAGGTAGTGCACTGACTTCAAATGAATGGAAGAATATTGCGAGAACTGTGCCAGCCGGAGCCAATCGATGTATGGTTCATGGTCAAGACATAACTGCAATGTCCTTGATCATCGAGCTATCCTCGGTTTGGCATGCGTGTGAAAAGGAACTTTGGTGTAACCTCCTGAACGTGCATACAGCTGCAGGTATTTTGCTCAGCCTGATTCTGCGTGCCAACCGCTAATGCATGGCCTTATACGAGCCATTTGAATTGGTTTGTTTGCTCTGATTTCCGAAATCTTGCATGAATCACAGCACAATCGGGATGGCGATGGTTGAGTCCCGCCAAGCGCCCATTGACACACAAGAAAGCCCGTTGGCTTCCCTTGGGGCTGGGGATAACAACGTTTTCACAAGATCCCGCCTGATGTTGGATATGATCTGAGTCACGGTGGAGTTTTCGTCAGATCGCAGCTTTCAAGCCTGTGCCAAGTTGCAAGAACGGGAGCTGCCGATGCAGGAGATCTGTAACTATTCTGAGCAAGAATAAACCGCCGATCGGAACTGTCAAACAAAGGTACCGGCAGCTTGGTCAGGTGCGGCTCCGATCCGAACCCCACCCCGGGGCTGGCGGCTATCTTAACGTTTCGCATGACCAACGCTTGCCTTGATGGTGTAGGGTGCTCACAGACAGGCAAGACAGGCTGGCAGATGGATCCACCCCGTGCGCTGGTGACAACTTCCACATGTGATCCAACCAGTGATATCAATCTCTTGTGCGGCAGTTTCCCGCTTGGTGCGCTTGTGTCAGTGCGTGGGAGATGGGAGGTAGCCTGGAATCGGAAAGTCGGAGATGTGGTTGAAGGGAAGGAGAGCAGTGGTGGCCTCCGCTCTCATTAACAGCGGAGCAAACAAGCCGCCCATGAATTGGTTAGcatctccttcctcacccaACCTTCCAACGCCTCCTCAAACATCTCCGTGGTACTTTCACGAATATCCGTCGTGTTCAGCGGAGAGAGATGTCCGAAGCAAGTGACACGACAGGCCCAACTCCGCTTGTTCCCGATCATGCTTCAACGCCAGTGGTCCAGGAGGGTAGTGGTGCGTATGATAGATTTGGAAGCTGCAGAGCATCGACGATCGTGATGGCATCTTCCCCTGATCCCCCTGATGTCAACATCCAACCGGCCAAGGCAACAACACATTGCCTCCACGGATGACCAACGCTTGGGATTGTCATTGGAGCTTCAACCAACACGTGTACCGTCGGCTTTAGAACTTGACTCC encodes the following:
- the RPL43_1 gene encoding 60S ribosomal protein L43 (EggNog:ENOG503P404; COG:J), which gives rise to MSKRTKKVGIAGKYGVRYGASLRKQLKRIETTQHARYLCPSCGKNTIKRVSTGIWKCNGCNKTVTGGAYLLSTPAATTTRSTLRRLRDLKEGKV